acacatacaaaatgcgAAATGACAGCCTAGGAAAGtttactgtggaaagggatctgggggtcatagtggatcacaagctaaatattagtcaacagtgcaatactgttgcaaaaaaagcaaacctctttctgggatgtgttagtaggagtgttgtaagcaagaaacgtgaagtaattcttctgctctactctgcgctgattaggcctcaactggagtgttgtgtccagttctgggaaccacatttcaggaaagatgtggacaaattggagaaagtccagagaaaagcaacaaaaatgattcaagttgtagaaaacatgacctaggagggaagtttgaaaacattgggtttgttaatctggagaagagaagactgagaggggacatgataacagttttcaagtatataaaaggttgttacaaggtgTGGGGAGAAAAtctgttcttaacctctgaggataggacaaggagCAAGGGGTTTAAACTGCAACAAGGAatgtttagattggacattaggaaaaacttcctaactgtcagactggttaagcactggaataaattgcctagggaggttgtggaatctccatcattggagatttttaagaacaggttagacaaacactgtgagggatagtctagataatacttagtcctgccaggagtgcaggggactggactagatgacctctcgaggtcccttccagtcctatgattctaaagtCTATGAAAGTTAGTTTTctatttcaattaaatatgtGAGAGTATTAATGTACAGGGGAAAATTTAATATCAGAAATATGAATTGCCATTAGAAATCTTTAAGACTTTAACTATCAAATTATGCACACATCTAGAGAtgatcagatttaaaaaaaatcatcagcaaAAATTTACTTTTCATTGAGGTTGTGAGATCCAAACAATTTCATCGTAAAACTATTGGAAAGTGAAAAATTTTAGTCATCACAAaaaactgttttcatttttaGAGCTAGCAGAGACTTTCCATGAAAATGTATGCAACTGAAAACtcaattttcctttgaaataaagcagaaacTGTCTAAGTACTCCTAACTGGAAACTTAGCTTTAAGCCAGGGTGGGGAACAAGAATATTGTCCAATGACACCACAGTTTCCAACTCATTCTCTCTATTGCAACTGTGTTTATGTCTTTCAAAGGGGTAGCTGCAGGATGGTGAAACTAAGAAGTAGCGAAGTTGGTATCCCACAGAATACGTTTTATACATACTAACCTCTCTAAACTGAAGCCCAGAATGTTGAAGCCCCCAGACAAAGCTTGTCTATCTTGATCCTACCCAAGGACATATAGGAGGTTGATGGaactagaacccagctctcctcttCTACCATCACTGTCTCTGTCCCACACTGCTGCCAGATAAACAAAAATACTGTCCACACATGCACAGAACATACACCTAGGAAGAAACAGTCCATCCCCAAAAGAGTTTACATTcaaagtagacaagacagacaaatggagggaggggaaagagaggcagaagtgactgcccaaggtcacagtgaaggtcagtggcagagccaagagtagaacccaagtctcctgactgCCACTGACCGCACAGTACAGACATAACGTTGCAGAGGGAAACAATACAACCTATCAGTAACTGAACAATGCTACTAGCCCATCATCACCCAGAGATGGAAATGCAGCTACGATTTGGTGCTATAAATCAATGTGTAAACAGGCAGCTGGCTGTCTGTGTGGTGTCGGGATGAAATAATCACAGATGAGCTGCCATGTGGGGCTCCAGATAAGTCTTCGCTGCATTTCCCAGGAAAGTGGGAATCAGGCTGTGTGAGCATTTTAGATTCATGGCCAAGTTATGAGCCCGGTCTCTGTAGCAAAAGGGGCAAAACATTGGCTAACATTGTTGGATTTGGGTTGTACTTTGTTCCATCCTCCATGCTGCATTTGATCAAGccacatattgggccagatcctcagatggtgtaaactgaACAAGCTACATTGTCTTTAATGGAGCAATGGCAATTTACACTCCTGTGATAACAGACCAGAGTAGTGCTCTGTTTGTGAGCGGTGAGGAACACTAGTTACTCCAGCCAATAGAAGTGACGAATGCTGTTCACCTTTGACATTCACATCATGAGAGATTATGGAGAGAGGAATCAGGGTCACTCTGTCTCTCACTATAATCCTGACCATTgctcttctctttccctccacAGGCAGGACACGATGAACTAAGAacgaaaatgtccaaccaaaccaaCATAAcagagttccttctcctgggattctctgacattcgggagctgcagattttgcactttgtggtgtttctagtgatttaCCTGTCAGCCAtgatggggaatcttctcatcatcatgGTTGTAGCCCTAGACCACCACCTTCAcagccccatgtacttcttcctgatgaatttGTCCATCCTAGACCTCGGCATCAtctctgtcactgtccccaaatccatggctaattccctcatgaacaccaggtCCATTTCCTATTCTGGATGTGTGGCTCAAgtctttttctttgtcttctttGCTATATCTGACTTCGTCTTACTCACCGTCATGGCATACGATCGATATGTTGCCATCtgcaaaccactgcactatggGACTataatgaacaggagagcttgtgtccaaatggcagccagtgccttgGTCAGTGTAATTGTCTATTCTTCATTGCACACCAGGAACACATTTGCAATCTCCTACTGTGGCGGCAATGAGGTgaatcagttcttctgtgaaattccCCAGGTACTCAAGCTCGCCTGCTCTGACACGTACCTTGGTGAAGTTGAGGTACTCATCCTGAGTGCATGCTTATTCTTAAGCTGTTTTGTTCTTATAATTCTGTCATACACTCGGATCTTCCaaacagtgctgagaatccccaCTGAGCAGGGTCGGCATAAAGCCCtatccacctgcctccctcacctcattgtggtctccTTGTTTGTTTCCACTGGCatctttgcctacctgaaacccacctccagctcaacATCAGGGCTGGATCTCATGGTTGCTGTTCTTTATTCCGTGCTGCCACCAGTGATGAAtccgatc
The sequence above is a segment of the Mauremys mutica isolate MM-2020 ecotype Southern chromosome 12, ASM2049712v1, whole genome shotgun sequence genome. Coding sequences within it:
- the LOC123346744 gene encoding olfactory receptor 14A16-like — its product is MSNQTNITEFLLLGFSDIRELQILHFVVFLVIYLSAMMGNLLIIMVVALDHHLHSPMYFFLMNLSILDLGIISVTVPKSMANSLMNTRSISYSGCVAQVFFFVFFAISDFVLLTVMAYDRYVAICKPLHYGTIMNRRACVQMAASALVSVIVYSSLHTRNTFAISYCGGNEVNQFFCEIPQVLKLACSDTYLGEVEVLILSACLFLSCFVLIILSYTRIFQTVLRIPTEQGRHKALSTCLPHLIVVSLFVSTGIFAYLKPTSSSTSGLDLMVAVLYSVLPPVMNPIIYSMRNKEIKASLRKLIGWRLFIKNKMSIFLL